The Manihot esculenta cultivar AM560-2 chromosome 1, M.esculenta_v8, whole genome shotgun sequence genome has a window encoding:
- the LOC110629651 gene encoding probable glycosyltransferase At5g25310: MIQLFWHISAVMMRELLRKCMWHKVDWRKLLLASAIATAFGIFIPNSLVPYPMNVWLLSSPATVSSSISLNGSIQLSGAVTKAKVEQIHPVPTSPILSVNPTVPSKVARDKVSQNRNPVARRRRKRNKANDDAKVVPPVPPRIPPPRKLQRYIWSLSPNDALLYAKKEIEHTPVISDDPYLYTPIFRNVSVFKRSYELMELILKVYIYPHGKRPIFHQPPLKGIYASEGWFMKLMEENREFVTRDPEKAHLFYLPYSAYQLGRALYVRNSHNLEPLSIFMRDYANMLAAKYPFWNRTHGMDHFLVACHDWGPYALTMHRELTKNTIKALCNADASEGIFDANKDVSLPETTIRTPRRPLKNVGGGIRVSQRPILAFFAGNMHGRVRPLLLQHWKNKDEDMKIYGPLPTRVSRKMSYVQHMRSSRYCICPMGYEVNSPRIVEAIYYECVPVIIADNFVLPFSDVLDWSAFSVSVAEKDIPKLKEILLAIPMRRYLTMLTNLKMLQKHFLWNPRPLRYDLFHMILHSIWFSRLNQIQIPESQ, from the exons ATGATACAATTATTCTGGCACATATCTGCTGTGATGATGAGAGAACTACTACGCAAATGCATGTGGCACAAAGTTGATTGGAGAAAGCTGCTTTTGGCTAGTGCCATAGCCACAGCATTTGGGATTTTCATTCCGAACTCTTTAGTTCCTTATCCAATGAATGTGTGGCTGCTTTCTTCGCCTGCAACAGTTTCATCATCCATATCCTTGAATGGTAGCATTCAGTTAAGTGGGGCAGTAACCAAGGCAAAAGTTGAACAAATTCATCCTGTTCCAACTAGTCCTATTCTTTCAGTGAATCCCACAGTTCCATCTAAGGTAGCTAGAGATAAAGTCTCTCAAAATAGAAATCCTGTAGCcagaaggagaagaaagaggAATAAGGCAAATGATGATGCAAAGGTTGTACCTCCTGTGCCACCTCGCATTCCTCCGCCACGTAAGTTGCAG AGATACATCTGGTCCTTGTCACCAAATGATGCCCTCTTGTATGCTAAAAAAGAGATTGAGCATACCCCAGTGATTAGTGATGATCCCTATCTGTATACTCCAATTTTTCGAAATGTTTCAGTTTTCAAGAG GAGCTATGAGTTGATGGAGCTGATACTCAAAGTTTACATATACCCTCATGGAAAAAGGCCCATCTTTCATCAACCCCCTCTCAAAGGAATTTATGCATCTGAAGGATGGTTTATGAAGTTGATGGAGGAAAACAGAGAGTTTGTTACAAGGGATCCAGAAAAGGCTCATTTATTTTATCTTCCATACAGTGCATACCAGCTAGGGAGAGCACTTTATGTGCGTAACTCGCATAATCTGGAACCATTGTCAATATTCATGAGGGATTACGCAAATATGCTCGCTGCAAAGTATCCCTTTTGGAACCGCACACATGGGATGGATCATTTTCTTGTTGCCTGCCATGACTGG GGTCCATACGCATTGACTATGCACAGGGAACTAACAAAAAATACCATAAAAGCTCTATGCAATGCTGATGCATCTGAGGGTATTTTTGATGCTAACAAAGATGTTTCCCTACCTGAAACAACAATAAGAACTCCAAGGAGACCTCTTAAAAATGTTGGTGGTGGGATAAGAGTATCACAGCGTCCAATCCTTGCTTTCTTTGCTGGAAACATGCATGGTCGAGTCCGCCCACTGCTTCTCCAGCATTGGAAAAACAAAGATGAAGACATGAAAATTTATGGACCTCTACCCACTAGAGTATCTCGAAAGATGAGTTATGTTCAACACATGAGATCTAGTAGATATTGTATTTGTCCGATGGGCTACGAAGTGAACAGTCCTCGGATCGTTGAGGCCATATATTACGAGTGTGTTCCTGTGATCATAGCAGACAATTTTGTTCTCCCTTTTAGTGATGTGTTAGATTGGAGTGCTTTCTCTGTTTCTGTGGCAGAGAAGGATATTCCCAAACTGAAGGAGATTCTATTGGCTATCCCAATGAGAAGATATCTCACAATGCTAACTAATTTAAAGATGCTGCAGAAACATTTTCTCTGGAACCCAAGACCCCTCAGATATGACTTGTTCCACATGATTCTGCATTCCATCTGGTTTAGCAGGTTGAACCAGATTCAAATTCCAGAGTCACAGTGA